From the Nodularia sp. NIES-3585 genome, one window contains:
- the mnmE gene encoding tRNA uridine-5-carboxymethylaminomethyl(34) synthesis GTPase MnmE: protein MSELLAITGTIAAIATAVIPQQGSVSIVRVSGSQAMAIAQALFSAPGHQVWESHRILYGYIRHPQTQALVDEALLLIMQAPRSYTREDVVEFHCHGGIMAVQQVLQLCLEQGARLAQPGEFTLRAFLNGRLDLTQAESIADLVGARSPQAAQTALAGLQGKLASPIRQLRNHCLDILAEIEARIDFEEDLPPLDYKAIISDIDHVAAEITKFLATKDKGELLRTGLKVAIVGRPNVGKSSLLNAWSQSDRAIVTDLPGTTRDVVESQLVVGGIPVQVLDTAGIRETVDQVEKIGVERSRRAANAADLVLLTIDASAGWTESDQEIYQQVQHRPLILIINKIDLIETPFNIGLKYPQNIHQIVTTVAAENQGIDALETAILNIVQTGKVQAADMDLAINQRQAAALTQAKIALAQVQVTIADQLPLDFWTIDLRGAIQALGEITGEQVTESVLDRIFSRFCIGK from the coding sequence ATGTCGGAACTCTTAGCTATTACTGGAACCATCGCCGCGATCGCAACGGCTGTAATTCCCCAACAGGGTAGCGTTAGTATTGTACGGGTATCTGGTTCCCAAGCAATGGCGATCGCGCAAGCTCTATTTTCCGCCCCTGGGCATCAAGTTTGGGAAAGTCACCGCATTCTGTACGGTTATATCCGCCATCCCCAAACGCAAGCATTGGTGGATGAAGCGCTGTTATTAATCATGCAAGCCCCCCGTTCTTACACTCGTGAAGATGTGGTAGAATTCCATTGTCACGGCGGTATTATGGCAGTGCAGCAGGTCTTACAATTGTGTCTAGAACAGGGCGCTAGGCTTGCTCAACCGGGTGAATTTACGCTCCGAGCCTTTTTGAATGGACGGCTGGATTTAACCCAAGCTGAAAGCATTGCTGATTTAGTGGGTGCGCGATCGCCCCAAGCTGCTCAAACGGCTTTAGCTGGTTTACAGGGAAAATTAGCTTCTCCAATTCGGCAGTTACGCAACCACTGTTTGGATATTCTGGCTGAGATTGAAGCTCGAATCGATTTTGAGGAAGACTTACCACCGTTGGATTATAAAGCCATCATATCAGATATTGATCACGTTGCCGCAGAAATTACTAAATTTTTAGCCACAAAGGATAAAGGCGAACTGCTGCGAACTGGGTTAAAAGTGGCAATTGTGGGACGACCAAATGTCGGTAAGTCTAGTTTATTGAATGCTTGGAGTCAGAGCGATCGCGCCATTGTGACTGATTTACCTGGGACAACCCGCGATGTGGTGGAGTCTCAGCTTGTTGTCGGGGGAATTCCTGTGCAGGTGCTAGATACAGCCGGGATTCGGGAAACAGTAGACCAAGTAGAGAAGATTGGCGTAGAGCGATCGCGTCGTGCGGCAAATGCAGCTGATTTAGTATTATTAACTATTGATGCTTCCGCCGGATGGACTGAAAGTGACCAAGAAATTTATCAACAAGTCCAACACCGCCCCTTAATTCTGATCATTAATAAAATTGACCTAATAGAAACACCCTTTAATATTGGTTTGAAATATCCCCAAAATATTCACCAAATTGTTACCACAGTTGCAGCAGAAAATCAAGGTATTGATGCCTTGGAAACAGCAATTTTAAACATAGTGCAAACGGGGAAAGTGCAAGCTGCTGATATGGATTTAGCAATTAATCAAAGGCAAGCCGCAGCCTTAACTCAAGCTAAAATAGCTTTAGCACAGGTACAAGTTACAATTGCAGATCAATTACCCCTGGATTTCTGGACAATTGATTTACGTGGTGCAATTCAAGCATTAGGAGAAATTACCGGAGAACAGGTTACTGAATCAGTTCTTGATCGGATTTTTAGTAGATTTTGTATTGGGAAATAA
- a CDS encoding aldo/keto reductase, with translation MQISQELSLPSMGCGTWAWGNQLLWGYDESMDEQLQAVFNLCVSNGVTLFDTGDSYGTGRLNGRSELLLGRFTQEYQGVNQDNICIATKLAAYPWRWTRQAMVKACRSSAQRLGKNVDLVQMHWSTANYAPWQESGLLDGLADLYEQGLVKGVGLSNYGPKRLQRVHEKFAARGVPIKTLQVQYSLLSTYPVTELGLKDVCDQLGIRLIAYSPLALGILTGKYAEKGSLPKGIRGLLFRQLLPGVRSLLECLREVAQSRNKTMSQVAINWCICKGTIPIPGAKSLEQAQQNIGALGWLLDSGEIAALDQAAASTDKKMVQNIFQTQ, from the coding sequence ATGCAGATTAGCCAAGAACTATCTCTACCCAGTATGGGCTGTGGCACTTGGGCATGGGGTAATCAATTACTCTGGGGATATGATGAAAGCATGGATGAACAGTTACAAGCTGTTTTTAATCTCTGTGTCAGCAATGGTGTAACTTTGTTTGATACGGGTGATTCTTACGGGACTGGGCGATTAAATGGACGCAGTGAGTTACTGCTGGGGCGATTTACTCAAGAATATCAAGGGGTAAATCAAGATAATATTTGCATTGCTACTAAGCTGGCGGCTTACCCTTGGAGATGGACTCGTCAAGCAATGGTTAAGGCTTGTCGGTCTTCGGCGCAACGTTTGGGCAAAAATGTCGATTTGGTGCAAATGCACTGGTCTACGGCTAATTATGCACCTTGGCAAGAATCGGGTTTGTTAGATGGTTTGGCTGATTTATACGAACAAGGGTTAGTGAAGGGGGTCGGTTTATCTAATTATGGCCCTAAACGCCTGCAACGGGTACATGAAAAGTTTGCGGCGCGGGGTGTTCCTATTAAAACGCTGCAAGTTCAGTATTCTTTACTATCTACCTATCCGGTGACGGAATTAGGGCTGAAGGATGTTTGTGACCAATTGGGGATAAGGTTAATTGCCTATAGTCCTCTGGCGTTGGGGATTTTAACGGGGAAATATGCGGAAAAAGGCAGTTTACCCAAGGGTATCCGGGGTTTATTATTTAGGCAGCTTTTACCAGGTGTGCGATCGCTTTTAGAATGTTTACGAGAGGTGGCGCAATCTAGAAATAAAACTATGTCTCAGGTAGCAATTAATTGGTGTATCTGTAAGGGTACTATTCCTATCCCTGGGGCGAAAAGTCTAGAACAGGCGCAGCAAAATATTGGTGCTTTGGGTTGGTTGTTAGATTCTGGCGAAATTGCTGCTTTAGATCAAGCTGCTGCAAGTACGGATAAGAAAATGGTGCAAAATATCTTTCAAACTCAATAG
- a CDS encoding TIGR04255 family protein: MIVGADTGKLPFYGQPPVREVACSVLFPSLEGLLSPHLGLLWQKFQPEYPFCDDVVPINPKMEAFNAKEADSELIFSNIPPLPRVWFINEDGTRIIQIQRDMFVHNWRKVNLESEYPRYGSLVKAFQEHLKKFNNFLFEAELGQIQPLQYELTYVNQIPQGQGWLKLEDIGKIFPDISWRISPQRFLTYPQSISWTKVFELPDELGRLHTSVKAVVLNEELTLLFELTVQGIGNYNSIETLENWFDIAHEWIVRAFADLTSEEIQTQDWKLRR, translated from the coding sequence GTGATAGTTGGAGCAGATACCGGAAAACTACCGTTCTATGGGCAGCCACCCGTTAGGGAAGTGGCCTGTAGTGTGTTGTTCCCATCTCTTGAAGGACTCCTTTCTCCTCATCTTGGGTTGCTATGGCAGAAATTTCAGCCTGAATACCCATTTTGTGATGATGTTGTTCCCATCAATCCCAAAATGGAAGCTTTTAATGCCAAAGAAGCTGACTCTGAATTAATATTCAGTAATATTCCACCTTTACCGAGAGTTTGGTTTATCAATGAAGATGGGACAAGAATTATTCAGATCCAACGTGATATGTTTGTTCATAATTGGAGAAAAGTTAATCTGGAAAGTGAATATCCGAGATATGGCAGCCTTGTCAAAGCTTTTCAGGAACATCTAAAAAAGTTTAATAATTTCCTGTTTGAAGCTGAATTAGGTCAGATTCAACCACTCCAATATGAGTTAACTTATGTTAATCAAATTCCACAGGGACAGGGTTGGTTAAAACTTGAAGATATTGGTAAAATTTTTCCCGACATTAGCTGGAGAATAAGCCCTCAAAGATTCCTTACCTATCCCCAGAGTATTAGTTGGACAAAGGTTTTTGAGTTGCCTGATGAACTAGGCAGATTACATACATCAGTTAAAGCAGTAGTTCTTAATGAAGAATTAACTCTTTTATTTGAACTTACTGTCCAAGGTATTGGAAACTATAATTCAATCGAGACATTAGAAAATTGGTTTGATATAGCGCATGAATGGATTGTGCGTGCATTTGCTGATTTGACAAGCGAGGAGATACAAACACAAGATTGGAAGCTAAGAAGGTGA
- a CDS encoding glycoside hydrolase family 10 protein: MKLPLIMRSRSAVRSLKSFFPILACISFITALLLNSFNPVMAQLPRQEIRGVWITNNDFDTLKDRTKVQEAMTQLRGLNFNTIYPVVWNSGYVMYPSAVAQRAGIQPFVFKGSDGHDILADLINQAHRRGLLAIPWFEFGFMAPPTSELALEHPEWLTQKRDSSQTSISAAGEVVWLNPFHPEVQQFITSLVVETVTQYDVDGIQFDDHMSLPHEFGYDPYTIALYTEETKNRPPSNPQDEIWMRWRADKITAFMVQLNQAVKARKPNAIFSVSPNYYDFAYKFQLQDWLAWMRQNIVDELIVQIYRPDLQSFVSNISRREIQEAQQMIPTGIGVMTGLRNRPVSIQQIKAQVRAAQARGLGITFFYYETLWNSAPEPPSQRIAGFKSLFPTPAFRSAIQSGI; this comes from the coding sequence ATGAAGTTACCTTTGATTATGCGATCGCGTAGCGCTGTGCGATCGCTCAAGAGTTTCTTTCCCATTCTTGCCTGCATATCATTTATTACGGCACTGCTACTGAATAGTTTTAATCCAGTAATGGCACAGCTACCGCGTCAAGAGATTCGCGGAGTTTGGATTACCAACAATGATTTTGACACCCTCAAGGATCGCACCAAAGTGCAAGAAGCCATGACTCAATTAAGGGGGCTAAACTTCAACACGATCTATCCTGTGGTGTGGAACTCTGGCTATGTGATGTATCCCAGTGCCGTGGCACAACGCGCAGGTATCCAACCCTTTGTCTTTAAAGGTTCAGATGGACATGATATTCTCGCAGACTTGATTAACCAAGCCCATCGCCGGGGACTCTTAGCCATTCCTTGGTTTGAATTTGGTTTCATGGCTCCCCCCACCTCAGAATTGGCCTTGGAACACCCAGAATGGCTGACACAAAAGCGGGATAGTAGCCAAACTTCCATTAGTGCAGCTGGTGAAGTTGTCTGGCTCAATCCCTTCCATCCCGAAGTACAGCAATTTATTACTAGTCTTGTAGTAGAGACTGTGACTCAATATGATGTCGATGGCATTCAGTTTGATGATCACATGAGTTTGCCCCACGAATTTGGTTACGATCCATATACCATTGCCTTATACACCGAAGAAACCAAAAATCGTCCCCCCAGCAATCCCCAAGATGAGATATGGATGCGCTGGCGGGCTGATAAAATTACAGCCTTTATGGTGCAACTCAACCAAGCTGTCAAAGCCAGAAAACCTAACGCGATTTTCTCGGTTTCTCCCAACTACTACGATTTTGCTTATAAGTTTCAACTCCAAGACTGGCTGGCTTGGATGCGGCAGAACATTGTAGACGAGCTAATTGTGCAGATTTATCGCCCCGATTTGCAAAGCTTCGTGTCTAATATTTCCCGCCGAGAAATTCAAGAAGCCCAACAAATGATTCCCACCGGCATCGGTGTGATGACAGGTTTACGAAATCGTCCTGTTTCTATACAACAAATTAAAGCTCAGGTCAGGGCTGCTCAAGCACGGGGTTTAGGTATCACCTTCTTCTACTACGAAACACTTTGGAATTCTGCCCCAGAACCTCCCAGCCAAAGGATAGCGGGATTCAAAAGTCTCTTCCCGACTCCTGCGTTTCGTTCAGCAATACAGTCAGGGATCTGA
- the hpsU gene encoding hormogonium polysaccharide biosynthesis acetyltransferase HpsU: MTDHQPFVDLRKYDQSWFDRGRSGWYILLWWLVQAIAFPLTPHFASNLRCFCLRLFGAKIGKSVLIRPTARFTYPWKVTIGDYSWIGDDVVLYSLDEIIIGEHCVISQKSYLCTGSHDIKDPAFGLKTQSITIENGVWVAADCFVGPGVQIGANAVIGARSSVFTSIPFGQVCWGNPCRPQYPRPVIAGE, translated from the coding sequence ATGACCGATCATCAACCTTTTGTAGACTTACGTAAGTATGATCAATCCTGGTTTGATCGCGGGCGCTCAGGTTGGTATATTTTGTTATGGTGGCTTGTGCAGGCGATCGCTTTTCCCCTGACTCCTCATTTTGCCAGTAATTTGCGTTGCTTCTGCCTCAGACTATTTGGCGCTAAAATTGGCAAAAGCGTATTAATTCGACCTACAGCCCGTTTTACCTACCCTTGGAAAGTTACCATTGGCGACTACAGTTGGATTGGTGATGATGTAGTTTTATACAGTCTGGACGAGATTATCATTGGTGAACACTGTGTAATTTCGCAAAAAAGTTATCTGTGTACTGGTAGCCATGATATTAAAGATCCTGCTTTTGGGTTAAAAACACAAAGCATTACCATTGAGAATGGGGTCTGGGTAGCCGCAGATTGTTTTGTGGGGCCAGGAGTGCAAATTGGGGCTAACGCTGTCATTGGCGCTCGTAGTAGTGTTTTTACTAGCATCCCTTTTGGACAGGTGTGTTGGGGAAATCCTTGCCGTCCTCAGTATCCCAGGCCAGTTATAGCTGGGGAGTAG
- a CDS encoding glycosyltransferase family 2 protein, with translation MPDHQISAIICTHNRDTYLGAAIDSLLAQDFTADFEVIVVDNGSSDRTREVVEQRLGDSRVKYVFEPTIGLSVARNTGAKVASADIIAYLDDDAVASVSWLQVLYAAYENNSKLAIAGGKVTLLWPPNIEPPTWLSPGLAGNLGAYDLGDKVIYIQQPGLTPRGLNYSLRRSFLEEIGGFDPQLGRVGKNLLSNEELQMTEFALQRGWQVAYLPEALVAHNVAPERLNRSWFLNRGWWQGISECYREQLAGKADIGQLQRGSERFLRGLYKALKYFSNPAERFDKLVYAYGQIGYLNAAIQGLLSTNKKS, from the coding sequence ATGCCAGATCACCAAATTTCTGCCATCATCTGCACTCACAATCGAGATACCTACTTAGGGGCTGCGATTGATAGTTTGTTGGCACAGGATTTTACTGCTGACTTTGAAGTTATAGTTGTGGATAATGGGTCTAGCGATCGCACCCGTGAAGTGGTAGAACAAAGACTGGGTGATTCCCGTGTGAAGTATGTCTTTGAACCTACTATTGGTTTATCTGTAGCCCGGAATACGGGAGCAAAAGTTGCTAGTGCAGACATTATCGCTTATTTAGATGACGATGCCGTAGCGAGTGTTTCCTGGCTGCAAGTGTTGTATGCAGCCTATGAGAATAACTCTAAACTAGCGATCGCTGGCGGCAAAGTCACCCTTTTATGGCCGCCCAACATCGAACCGCCAACCTGGCTATCTCCAGGATTAGCTGGCAATTTAGGAGCCTACGATTTAGGCGACAAAGTGATTTACATTCAGCAACCAGGTTTAACCCCTAGAGGCTTGAATTACTCCCTACGTCGCAGTTTTCTGGAAGAAATCGGTGGTTTTGATCCTCAGCTTGGTCGAGTCGGAAAAAACTTATTATCCAACGAAGAATTGCAAATGACAGAATTTGCCCTCCAGCGCGGTTGGCAAGTTGCATACCTTCCCGAAGCCTTAGTTGCTCACAATGTCGCGCCTGAACGTCTCAACCGCTCCTGGTTTTTAAATCGAGGCTGGTGGCAGGGTATCAGTGAGTGCTATCGTGAACAACTAGCGGGTAAAGCCGATATAGGTCAGTTGCAACGAGGTAGCGAGCGATTTCTGCGGGGTTTATACAAAGCATTAAAATATTTTTCTAATCCAGCCGAACGTTTTGACAAACTTGTGTATGCTTATGGTCAAATAGGTTACTTGAATGCTGCTATTCAAGGCTTATTATCAACAAATAAGAAATCATAA
- the cobU gene encoding bifunctional adenosylcobinamide kinase/adenosylcobinamide-phosphate guanylyltransferase, translating into MSKIILVTGPARSGKSEWAENLAIQSGKTVVYVATATENPEDAEWQQRIQKHQKRRPSDWVTLLVPVELSATLADAKPNTCLLVDSLGTWVANLLEQDEDTWNNTEAEFLETVQLVAADMIFVAEETGWGVIPAYLLGRQFRDRLGTLVRLLGAICEPVYLVTSGHVLNLSVLGTPLLSHQNLI; encoded by the coding sequence TTGAGCAAAATCATCTTAGTCACAGGCCCAGCCAGGTCTGGTAAAAGTGAATGGGCAGAAAATCTGGCAATCCAGTCAGGAAAAACTGTGGTTTACGTGGCCACAGCGACTGAAAACCCAGAGGATGCCGAATGGCAACAGCGCATTCAAAAACACCAAAAACGCCGTCCCTCAGATTGGGTAACACTTTTAGTCCCGGTGGAATTATCGGCTACTTTGGCTGATGCCAAGCCAAATACTTGCCTTTTGGTTGATTCTTTGGGTACTTGGGTTGCAAATCTTCTCGAACAAGATGAAGATACCTGGAATAATACCGAGGCAGAGTTCTTAGAAACTGTGCAACTAGTAGCGGCTGATATGATATTTGTGGCTGAAGAAACAGGTTGGGGAGTAATTCCAGCTTATCTTTTGGGTCGCCAGTTCCGCGATCGCTTGGGTACTCTAGTCCGCTTGTTAGGTGCTATTTGTGAACCTGTTTATTTAGTCACTAGCGGTCATGTTCTCAATCTCAGCGTTTTGGGGACACCATTACTCAGTCATCAAAATTTAATTTAA
- a CDS encoding SUMF1/EgtB/PvdO family nonheme iron enzyme, with amino-acid sequence MQQNSVASLSLAYYCLQESKSVDKETANKLNEKLESGLKSPDPETAQMAAKVRLSRRLSQLLVIDESCSIDNGYITYAEYQLFVSEYLNSTASFSPNQAEYAVTGINYQDVLKFCRWLSFNAPSLMTNQDENNDVFYYRLPTKNEIENNVARKNEQLSCWTMDGDYQKSQVVRIVRNKVAPGYIQLANYLVATDWEKAAQETIAVLQRESNQRIASEFDVAFIDKIPDICIKTIDQVWLQHTAGRCGWGVRQKDSFSPGNKPDLWLLQTSRNGKAVFNALVKKYDDCGINRLSHLSVFDVVTVNAKGEEIQWERRQAPYFTETLPNSITLEMIAIPGGTFLMGSPENEAERESSESPQHEVNVPAFSMGKYPITQAQWSAVASLPQVNRELKPNPSRFSGDDRPVEQISWDEAVEFCDRLSKETGKSYRLPSEAEWEYACRAGTTTPFHFGETITADLANYNAECTYGNAPKGKFSKQTTPVGSFQRANSFGLYDMHGNVLEWCADDWHRDYSGAHKDGTAWIEITANNYNHSRLLRGGSWDLNPWDCRSAYRNHDVPGYWYNYVGFRVAVSAART; translated from the coding sequence ATGCAGCAAAATTCCGTTGCTTCATTAAGTTTGGCTTATTATTGCTTACAAGAGTCTAAAAGTGTAGATAAAGAAACTGCAAATAAACTGAATGAAAAACTAGAGAGCGGTTTAAAATCCCCAGACCCAGAGACTGCTCAAATGGCGGCTAAAGTTAGATTGTCTCGTCGGTTAAGTCAATTATTAGTCATTGATGAAAGTTGTTCTATTGATAATGGCTATATTACTTATGCGGAATATCAACTTTTTGTTAGTGAGTATTTAAATTCAACAGCAAGTTTTTCACCAAATCAGGCTGAATATGCAGTTACTGGCATTAATTACCAAGATGTTCTGAAGTTTTGTCGATGGCTGAGTTTTAATGCTCCGTCTTTAATGACTAATCAAGATGAAAATAATGATGTTTTTTATTACCGACTACCTACTAAAAATGAAATTGAAAATAATGTAGCGAGAAAAAATGAGCAATTATCATGTTGGACGATGGATGGTGATTATCAAAAAAGTCAGGTTGTCCGCATCGTTAGAAATAAAGTCGCCCCAGGTTACATTCAATTAGCCAATTATCTTGTAGCCACAGACTGGGAAAAAGCCGCTCAGGAAACAATTGCAGTTTTGCAAAGAGAGTCCAATCAAAGAATTGCATCTGAGTTTGATGTTGCGTTCATAGATAAAATTCCCGACATTTGTATTAAAACTATAGATCAGGTTTGGCTACAACACACTGCGGGGCGTTGCGGTTGGGGGGTGAGACAAAAAGACAGTTTTAGCCCAGGAAACAAACCTGATTTATGGTTGTTGCAAACTTCCAGAAACGGGAAAGCAGTTTTTAATGCTCTTGTGAAAAAGTATGATGATTGTGGCATCAATCGCTTATCACACCTGTCTGTATTTGATGTTGTCACTGTCAATGCTAAAGGCGAGGAAATTCAATGGGAGCGTCGCCAAGCCCCATACTTTACTGAAACCCTACCCAATAGCATTACCTTAGAAATGATTGCTATCCCTGGTGGGACTTTCCTGATGGGTTCACCGGAAAATGAAGCCGAACGTGAGAGCAGCGAAAGCCCCCAACACGAAGTAAATGTTCCCGCCTTCTCGATGGGCAAGTACCCCATTACCCAAGCCCAATGGAGCGCTGTGGCTAGTCTGCCGCAAGTAAACCGAGAACTCAAGCCTAATCCTTCGCGTTTTTCAGGAGATGACCGACCAGTAGAACAAATTTCTTGGGATGAAGCAGTGGAATTTTGTGATAGACTATCAAAAGAAACTGGAAAATCCTATAGACTTCCTAGTGAAGCAGAGTGGGAATACGCTTGTAGAGCAGGCACGACAACCCCTTTCCATTTTGGTGAAACCATAACTGCTGATTTAGCAAATTATAATGCTGAATGCACTTATGGCAATGCACCTAAAGGTAAATTCAGTAAACAAACAACACCAGTAGGTAGCTTTCAACGAGCTAACAGCTTTGGTTTGTATGATATGCACGGAAATGTTTTGGAATGGTGCGCCGATGATTGGCACCGTGATTATAGTGGCGCTCATAAAGATGGAACTGCATGGATAGAAATCACAGCAAATAATTATAATCATTCCCGGCTGCTGCGCGGTGGTTCCTGGGACCTCAATCCGTGGGATTGCCGTTCTGCGTATCGTAACCACGACGTCCCGGGCTATTGGTACAACTACGTCGGTTTTCGGGTTGCTGTTTCCGCCGCGAGGACTTAA
- a CDS encoding NACHT domain-containing NTPase encodes MTEQPKRLKELIKWSLPSLGLGATGYFLFQSKWTEAIISSAVTAGSSLWAKFSEGFMEEMEAGVNERGKKTAKFVLTQGDKLPEQLRWKLSNFQSKYYASLSDKYLKLKTEGFNVAEITPNLGDVFVPLKVNTKSPGQVSSGLTSQNQPTGRTENLQIWNFLGKNSDQRRIAILAPPGSGKTTLLQYITLIYAQKAHRKHTKSNFIPVFLRLRDVREQLVKPQPPNLNALIEAEIKKLPVPGNNPLPDWFNQRLSKGQCLVMLDGLDEVTNQEERSIISQWVNQQMGEHPKATFILTSRPHGYESEILSRVDIVLEVQPFNLAEMKNFIQGWYLQTEINRQQRDKPAVRQDAQTKANDLIEALLQNPAISKMASNPLLVTMIATVHNLLESKDLPKRRVQLYKEICDVLLGKRLTVKKIKLDLDAEQNQSLLQMIALDLMQRGTQKFTVADVSHMIEEKLAQTANNTLTVKQWLESIRNEVALLVERELGSYEFAHLTFQEYLAAVQIHILKQEVYYS; translated from the coding sequence ATGACGGAACAACCTAAACGGCTGAAGGAATTAATTAAATGGTCTCTCCCAAGTCTCGGACTTGGGGCTACGGGTTATTTTCTCTTTCAGAGTAAATGGACAGAAGCTATCATTTCGAGTGCAGTAACGGCTGGCTCGTCCCTATGGGCTAAGTTCAGTGAAGGCTTTATGGAAGAGATGGAAGCTGGAGTCAACGAGCGAGGAAAGAAAACCGCAAAATTCGTGCTGACGCAAGGTGATAAGTTACCCGAACAATTGCGGTGGAAACTGTCTAATTTTCAAAGCAAATATTACGCAAGTTTGAGCGATAAATATCTCAAACTGAAAACAGAGGGATTTAATGTTGCGGAAATAACACCAAATCTGGGAGATGTATTCGTTCCTCTGAAAGTCAATACCAAAAGTCCCGGTCAAGTATCTTCAGGGTTGACATCACAAAATCAACCGACTGGTAGAACAGAAAATTTGCAAATTTGGAATTTCTTAGGCAAAAATTCTGATCAACGACGCATTGCTATACTTGCACCACCAGGCTCAGGTAAAACCACACTCCTACAGTACATTACTTTAATCTATGCTCAAAAAGCCCATCGGAAACATACAAAGAGTAACTTTATTCCTGTATTTTTACGTCTTAGAGATGTTCGTGAGCAGCTAGTCAAACCACAACCACCTAATCTTAACGCGCTGATTGAAGCAGAAATCAAAAAACTCCCGGTTCCTGGAAACAACCCGCTTCCTGATTGGTTCAACCAGCGTTTAAGTAAGGGTCAGTGTTTGGTAATGTTGGATGGGTTAGATGAGGTAACTAACCAAGAAGAACGTTCTATTATCAGCCAATGGGTAAATCAGCAAATGGGAGAGCATCCCAAGGCTACTTTTATCCTCACTTCTCGTCCCCACGGCTATGAGAGCGAAATTTTATCTCGTGTCGATATTGTCTTAGAAGTCCAGCCTTTTAACTTGGCTGAGATGAAAAATTTTATCCAGGGTTGGTATTTACAAACAGAGATTAATCGACAGCAACGGGATAAACCAGCAGTCAGACAAGATGCTCAAACAAAAGCAAATGACTTAATTGAAGCGTTACTTCAAAATCCAGCTATTAGCAAGATGGCCAGCAACCCGTTGTTAGTCACAATGATTGCTACAGTTCATAATCTGCTGGAGAGTAAAGACTTACCAAAACGCAGAGTTCAACTGTATAAGGAAATTTGTGATGTTCTGCTGGGTAAACGACTTACTGTAAAAAAAATTAAGCTGGATTTAGATGCAGAACAAAATCAGTCGTTATTGCAGATGATAGCCTTAGATTTGATGCAACGAGGAACTCAGAAATTCACTGTGGCTGATGTCAGTCATATGATTGAAGAAAAGTTAGCACAAACAGCTAACAATACATTAACTGTCAAACAATGGTTGGAAAGTATCAGAAATGAAGTTGCTTTGTTAGTGGAGAGGGAATTGGGAAGTTATGAATTTGCTCATTTGACTTTTCAAGAGTATTTAGCTGCTGTGCAAATACATATTTTAAAGCAAGAGGTCTATTATTCTTGA
- a CDS encoding RNA methyltransferase: MLTSLQNSLVKQIRKLHSTKERHKQQLCLLEGTHLLQEACVMNYPLVTVCCTPEWQIAHPELWEAACSHSERVEIVSEEILAAIATTVQPDGVIATAPRLINQTQVPFNGLVIALETIQDPGNLGTIIRTAAATGATGLWLSDDSVDVDSPKVLRASAGQWFRVATAVSEDLKATVAQCQQAGMQVVATLPTANLTYWDVDWRKPSLILLGNEGAGLSPDLARMADKQVKIPLSPGVESLNVAIAAALMLYEAQRQIICTS; the protein is encoded by the coding sequence GTGTTAACAAGTCTACAAAACTCTTTAGTCAAACAAATCCGCAAGCTGCACTCTACCAAAGAGCGTCATAAGCAGCAATTGTGTTTACTCGAAGGAACACACCTTCTGCAAGAAGCCTGTGTGATGAATTATCCCCTGGTAACAGTGTGTTGCACCCCAGAATGGCAAATAGCCCACCCGGAACTTTGGGAAGCAGCTTGTAGCCACAGTGAACGGGTGGAAATCGTTAGTGAGGAAATTTTAGCGGCGATCGCGACCACAGTTCAACCAGATGGTGTAATTGCCACAGCCCCACGGTTAATTAATCAAACTCAAGTCCCCTTTAACGGTTTAGTTATAGCCTTGGAAACTATCCAAGATCCTGGTAATCTAGGGACAATAATTCGCACGGCTGCGGCGACTGGTGCAACGGGGTTGTGGCTGAGTGATGATAGTGTAGATGTAGACAGTCCAAAAGTTTTACGGGCTTCGGCTGGACAGTGGTTTCGCGTCGCCACAGCAGTGAGTGAAGATTTGAAAGCGACAGTAGCACAATGTCAGCAAGCCGGAATGCAGGTAGTAGCAACTTTACCGACGGCAAATTTAACTTACTGGGATGTAGACTGGCGAAAACCCAGTTTAATTTTATTGGGTAATGAAGGGGCTGGTTTGTCGCCAGATTTAGCTAGGATGGCAGACAAGCAGGTGAAAATACCCCTGAGTCCAGGAGTTGAATCTTTGAATGTGGCGATCGCAGCTGCTTTAATGTTATACGAGGCTCAAAGACAAATAATTTGTACCTCGTAG